One genomic window of Pelmatolapia mariae isolate MD_Pm_ZW linkage group LG5, Pm_UMD_F_2, whole genome shotgun sequence includes the following:
- the zbtb40 gene encoding zinc finger and BTB domain-containing protein 40, with amino-acid sequence MMELPNYSSQLMQQLWALRKEDHFCDCTIMVGEGRHRAHKLVLAASSMLFRSLLDGSDTISIDTAVVSSQEFGCLLDMVYTGKLPPGKHNVSRIVTAADSLQMYDVAVGFKQVLTSLVNQKPPVSVSSAVPHLTVTNKAPNMNPEGSASPSKHNLTSDEAEVTEELKKESFEHDSDDADEPAIKRARVELPDTSGPEDIKSSEGADTSAARLSSESGLLANMSSVVELLSQAAESLTERERQVVCQCCEEADPSSVSEKLMSKVKEGQIGEEGLIKLLRTVKQKASSSCPTQLLPLLEELERSIRQPDGSQTGADSEQKNRSEDRVQEEVEDENGDEVENKEEQKDAAVATECSPPCSSPPSCHSKPYCCHWCKKSFDYKCRMLAHMKRCSMSQECEQQCPECPEKLSKRALQRHRVEAHRSAARVKKKVACDLCGRTFAHPSGMIYHKRTEHFEEKPFACDECGAKFGANSSLKNHMRLHTGEKPYHCKHCDMSFSVAAALAYHTKKRHSEGKMYVCQYCKAVFAQSIELTRHVRTHTGDRPYVCRECGKGYSQASGLTVHLHTFHHLSEPHDCQKCCLSFSSLDEHRQHIQEFHPKEFHKCPTCSKLFTSAALLDKHKPTHTGTKPFSCDLCNKSYQQLSGLWYHNRTNHPDVFANHTRQLKNLVQCDVCFKFFPSSVSLAKHQAAEHQGSVAVLGGDEDMQENVCTQHISSEAFRCSLCSTLCSSQLKLQEHLLSCHVETRQEQESREEEQASTSYTVIPANPTGSRQEGAESEGPRQQGVGQQVFLALAEGREVKSSAELVEVNMYDLLNNSVAFICEDKPAGCDS; translated from the exons ATGATGGAGCTACCCAACTACAGCAGCCAGCTGATGCAGCAGCTGTGGGCCTTGAGGAAGGAGGACCACTTCTGCGACTGCACCATCATGGTGGGAGAGGGTCGTCATCGCGCACATAAACTGGTGCTGGCTGCCTCCAGCATGCTTTTCAG GTCTCTCCTGGATGGCTCCGACACCATCTCCATCGACACAGCTGTGGTTTCCTCGCAGGAGTTTGGCTGCCTCCTGGACATGGTCTACACTGGTAAACTGCCTCCAGGCAAGCACAACGTCAGTCGCATAGTCACCGCTGCAGACAGCCTGCAGATGTATGACGTGGCTGTTGGCTTTAAGCAAGTCCTCACCAGCCTGGTAAACCAGAAGCCCCCAGTAtcagtgagctctgctgtgcCACACCTCACCGTGACCAACAAAGCCCCGAATATGAACCCTGAAGGCTCAGCCTCGCCCAGCAAGCACAACCTGACTTCAGACGAGGCGGAGGTGACGGAAGAGCTGAAAAAAGAATCGTTTGAGCATGACAGCGATGACGCAGACGAGCCAGCGATTAAAAGGGCCCGCGTGGAGCTCCCTGACACATCAG GGCCCGAAGACATCAAATCCTCAGAAGGTGCCGACACGTCGGCAGCCAGGCTGTCCAGCGAGTCCGGTCTCCTCGCCAACATGTCGTCTGTTGTGGAACTGCTGAGCCAAGCAGCAGAGAGCCTGACAGAAAGGGAAAGACAG GTTGTGTGTCAGTGCTGTGAGGAGGCTGATCCCAGCTCCGTGTCGGAGAAGCTGATGAGTAAAGTGAAAGAGGGTCAGATCGGAGAGGAGGGGCTTATCAAGCTGCTACGCACCGTCAAGCAGAAAGCTTCATCCTCCTGTCCCACACagctgctccctctgctggaggagctggagagGAGCATACGGCAGCCCGATGGCAGCCAAACTGGAG CTGACTCAGAGCAGAAGAACAGAAGTGAAGATCGTGTCCAGGAAGAAGTGGAAGATGAAAACGGTGACGAGGTGGAGAACAAGGAGGAGCAGAAAGATGCAGCTGTAGCAACAGAGTGTTCCCCTCCctgctcctctcctccctcctgccaCTCCAAACCTTACTGCTGTCACTGGTGTAAGAAGAGTTTTGATTACAAGTGTCGAATGCTAGCCCACATGAAGCGCTGCTCCATGTCCCAGGAGTGTGAGCAGCAGTGTCCCGAGTGTCCCGAGAAGCTGTCTAAGCGGGCCCTGCAGCGCCACCGGGTCGAGGCTCACCGCAGCGCCGCGCGGGTCAAGAAGAAGGTGGCCTGTGACCTCTGCGGCCGCACCTTCGCCCACCCGTCAG gtaTGATTTACCACAAGCGCACTGAGCACTTTGAAGAGAAGCCGTTTGCTTGTGATGAATGCGGCGCCAAGTTTGGTGCAAACTCATCTCTGAAGAATCACATGAGGCTGCACACAGGGGAGAAACCCTACCACTGCAAACACTGTGACATGAGTTTCAGCGTGGCTGCTGCACTTGCATACCACACCAAAAAGAGACACTCTGAGG GGAAGATGTACGTGTGCCAGTACTGCAAGGCTGTCTTTGCCCAGTCCATAGAGCTGACACGTCACGTGCGGACGCACACGGGAGACCGGCCCTACGTATGCCGAGAGTGTGGCAAAGGCTACAGCCAGGCCAGCGGACTCACTGTGCACCTGCACACCTTCCACC ACCTGTCAGAGCCCCACGACTGTCAGAAGTGCTGTCTCAGCTTCTCGTCGCTGGACGAGCATCGGCAGCACATCCAGGAGTTTCACCCGAAGGAGTTCCACAAGTGTCCCACCTGCAGTAAGCTGTTCACCAGCGCCGCCCTCCTGGACAAACACAAGCCCACGCACACTGGGACAAAACCCTTCAGCTGTGACCTCTGCAACAAGTCATACCAG CAACTGTCAGGACTGTGGTACCATAACAGGACTAACCACCCCGATGTGTTTGCCAACCACACCCGGCAGCTCAAGAACCTGGTCCAGTGTGATGTCTGCTTCAAGTTCTTCCCTAGTTCTGTCAGTTTGGCCAAACACCAGGCTGCTGAGCACCAAG GCTCTGTGGCTGTGCTGGGTGGAGATGAGGACATGCAGGAGAACGTCTGCACGCAGCATATCAGCAGTGAGGCATTCAGGTGCTCCCTCTGCTCCACGCTCTGCTCCTCTCAGCTTAAGCTGCAGGAGCACCTGCTCTCCTGCCATGTGGAGACACGGCAGGAGCAGGAGAGCCGGGAGGAAGAGCAGGCCTCCACCTCCTACACG GTGATACCAGCCAATCCAACAGGGAGCAGACAGGAAGGGGCGGAGTCTGAGGGGCCAAGGCAGCAGGGGGTTGGTCAGCAGGTGTTTCTAGCTCTGGCAGAAGGGCGAGAGGTGAAATCATCAGCAGAGCTGGTGGAGGTGAACATGTATGACCTTCTGAACAACTCTGTGGCCTTCATCTGCGAGGACAAACCAGCAGGCTGCGACTCTTAG